In one Thermosipho ferrireducens genomic region, the following are encoded:
- the cas7b gene encoding type I-B CRISPR-associated protein Cas7/Csh2: MENQGLFAENLFSKNSDILFIYDAHLSNPNGDPDDENRPRFDYDTSRNLVSDVRLKRYIRDYLQNKGYEIFVTKIDNKTVDSTGRIKKLTEKLGKNEVAKITEEDILNSFIDVRLFGATITLKSNNSSKGSSYTFTGPVQFTWGYSLHRAQLLESSGITSMFAGRTEGGKGEHGTMGKDWRVKYSLIGFYGLISGWRAKHTKLTYSDVEKLDEAVIKSLKLLTSTRSKVGQTPRFYLRIQYKDAETLFGDLRDLVITEEKGEHLPAKPGDVELSFEPLIDYIYQNKETIEKIVYWQDANATFIKENFAEVLKEKLGSDGKLCELNI; the protein is encoded by the coding sequence ATGGAAAATCAAGGACTTTTTGCGGAAAATTTGTTTTCAAAAAATTCTGATATTTTGTTTATTTATGATGCGCATTTATCTAATCCAAATGGTGATCCTGATGACGAAAATCGTCCTCGCTTTGATTATGATACCAGTAGAAATCTTGTAAGTGATGTAAGATTAAAAAGATATATTAGAGATTATTTACAAAATAAGGGGTATGAAATATTTGTTACAAAGATCGACAACAAAACGGTAGATTCAACAGGAAGAATAAAAAAATTGACTGAAAAATTAGGTAAGAATGAAGTTGCAAAAATTACCGAAGAAGATATACTAAATTCGTTTATAGATGTAAGACTGTTTGGGGCTACCATTACTTTGAAATCTAATAATAGTAGTAAAGGTTCTTCGTATACATTTACTGGTCCGGTTCAGTTTACATGGGGGTATTCTTTGCATCGGGCCCAATTGCTGGAATCTTCCGGAATAACTTCTATGTTTGCAGGAAGAACAGAAGGCGGAAAAGGCGAACATGGCACAATGGGGAAAGATTGGCGTGTTAAGTATTCACTTATAGGGTTCTATGGTTTAATAAGTGGTTGGAGAGCTAAGCATACTAAATTAACGTATAGTGACGTTGAAAAATTGGATGAAGCTGTTATAAAATCATTGAAACTTTTAACATCAACTAGAAGTAAAGTTGGACAGACTCCCCGGTTTTATTTGAGAATACAATATAAAGACGCTGAAACTTTGTTCGGTGATTTAAGAGATCTTGTTATTACTGAGGAGAAAGGAGAACATTTGCCAGCAAAGCCAGGAGATGTTGAATTAAGTTTTGAGCCGCTCATAGATTATATTTATCAAAATAAAGAAACAATTGAAAAAATAGTTTACTGGCAGGATGCAAATGCGACATTTATTAAAGAGAATTTTGCAGAGGTTTTAAAAGAAAAATTAGGGAGTGATGGAAAACTTTGTGAATTAAATATTTAG
- the cas1 gene encoding CRISPR-associated endonuclease Cas1 translates to MLYINSSGRLERKQNTVAFIQKDGKRRYLPIENLKEIYIFGEVDFNKKFLEYISQKGICLHIFNFYGYYVGSFYPREKYNSGYVFVKQVEKYLNPAERLILAKKFVKGAASNSIENLKYYSRFISEIGAVINL, encoded by the coding sequence GTGTTGTATATTAATTCGTCCGGAAGGTTAGAAAGAAAGCAAAATACTGTTGCTTTTATACAAAAAGATGGAAAAAGAAGATATCTACCAATTGAAAATTTAAAAGAGATTTATATTTTTGGTGAAGTAGATTTTAATAAAAAGTTTTTAGAATATATTTCTCAAAAAGGTATTTGTTTACATATTTTCAATTTCTATGGTTATTATGTTGGTAGTTTTTATCCAAGAGAAAAGTATAATAGTGGTTATGTTTTTGTAAAACAAGTAGAGAAATACTTGAACCCAGCTGAAAGATTGATATTGGCAAAAAAATTTGTTAAAGGAGCTGCCAGTAATTCAATTGAAAATCTTAAATATTACTCGAGATTTATTTCTGAGATAGGAGCAGTAATAAATTTATAA
- the cas4 gene encoding CRISPR-associated protein Cas4, producing MVNLESVKAHWLSSYLICHREAWLISHGIEGYQDNIYLDLGRFIHEHSYSKEKKEEISLPGMKIDILLKGRKGYVLGEIKSSSKKLYEAKIQLAYYILRLKEYSLKIESEIIIPKEKKRIKVIVDDSIEKEVYSLVEEVIKLVQKEKPPIPIRKSVCSKCAYFEFCWG from the coding sequence ATGGTAAATTTAGAATCTGTAAAAGCCCATTGGCTTTCTTCTTATTTAATATGCCATCGTGAAGCCTGGCTTATTTCACATGGTATAGAAGGTTATCAGGACAACATTTATTTAGACTTAGGAAGGTTCATTCATGAGCACAGTTATTCAAAGGAGAAAAAAGAAGAAATTTCATTACCCGGCATGAAGATAGATATTTTATTGAAAGGTAGGAAAGGATATGTTCTCGGAGAAATAAAATCGTCTTCAAAAAAGTTATATGAAGCAAAGATACAACTGGCATATTATATTTTACGGTTGAAAGAATATAGTTTAAAAATTGAATCTGAAATAATTATTCCCAAAGAAAAAAAGAGAATAAAAGTAATTGTAGATGATTCTATAGAAAAGGAAGTATATAGTTTAGTTGAAGAAGTTATCAAGTTAGTTCAAAAGGAAAAGCCTCCAATTCCTATAAGGAAAAGTGTATGTTCTAAATGTGCATATTTTGAATTTTGTTGGGGATGA
- the thiS gene encoding sulfur carrier protein ThiS, producing the protein MKISVNGKEKVCKASSVKELLEELLLVDKPIVVVLNGNIVSVKDYPEIKLSENDKVEIITVVGGG; encoded by the coding sequence TTGAAAATAAGTGTAAATGGAAAAGAAAAAGTATGTAAAGCATCAAGTGTAAAAGAGCTTTTGGAAGAACTCTTGTTGGTAGATAAGCCTATTGTTGTGGTACTCAATGGAAATATAGTATCAGTAAAGGATTATCCAGAAATAAAATTATCTGAAAACGACAAAGTTGAGATTATTACTGTAGTGGGGGGTGGTTGA
- the cas5b gene encoding type I-B CRISPR-associated protein Cas5b encodes MNRALIFDVIGKAAHFRKFYTNSSSLSYYFPPKTVLAGMIAGMVGLERDSYYDLFDEKAFLAVEIRTPLRKKINVVSYLKIIGNSNKIEEFRGFSDRTQVPVEFVFPKSKSNIVYRVYFYHEDERLFNSLKSRLKGKKYIYPPYMGITELPAKIEYVGDYEIVKNENINVKVKTVLKSSYFKNIGFFEYLQRDRCPEAFNSDRTLKKVSDYIFSPNATEISFESLEKALIYDVPALNVTISFM; translated from the coding sequence ATGAATAGAGCTCTTATTTTTGATGTTATTGGAAAAGCAGCACATTTTAGAAAATTTTATACAAATTCTTCATCATTATCATATTATTTTCCGCCAAAAACAGTATTAGCTGGAATGATTGCAGGCATGGTTGGTCTTGAAAGAGATTCGTATTATGATTTATTTGACGAAAAAGCTTTTTTAGCCGTAGAAATAAGAACACCTTTGAGGAAGAAAATTAACGTTGTGAGTTACTTGAAAATTATAGGTAACTCAAATAAAATTGAAGAGTTTAGAGGATTTAGCGATAGGACTCAAGTACCAGTGGAGTTTGTTTTTCCAAAATCTAAGTCTAACATAGTTTACAGAGTATATTTTTATCACGAAGATGAAAGATTATTTAATAGTTTGAAATCCAGATTGAAAGGTAAAAAATATATTTATCCACCTTATATGGGAATTACAGAATTACCGGCAAAAATTGAGTACGTTGGTGATTATGAAATTGTGAAGAATGAAAATATAAATGTTAAAGTAAAGACTGTTTTAAAATCAAGTTATTTTAAAAATATAGGATTTTTTGAATATTTGCAAAGAGATAGATGTCCAGAAGCTTTCAATAGTGATAGAACTTTAAAAAAGGTTTCTGATTATATTTTTTCACCAAATGCCACAGAAATAAGTTTTGAAAGTTTGGAAAAAGCTCTGATATATGATGTCCCGGCATTAAATGTTACAATTTCGTTTATGTGA
- the cas2 gene encoding CRISPR-associated endonuclease Cas2, whose product MYIIMVYDIKEKRVAKILKIARKYLNWVQNSVLEGELTNSQFRRLKFEIKEKLNVEEDFVIYFILKNSSLLKKEIEGTPKVENTNFL is encoded by the coding sequence ATGTATATAATAATGGTTTACGATATTAAAGAAAAAAGAGTAGCAAAGATTTTAAAAATAGCAAGAAAATATCTTAATTGGGTTCAAAATTCAGTTTTAGAGGGAGAATTAACTAATTCACAATTTAGACGGTTAAAGTTCGAGATAAAGGAAAAACTTAATGTGGAAGAGGATTTTGTAATATATTTTATTCTTAAAAATTCTTCACTATTAAAAAAAGAAATAGAGGGAACACCAAAAGTCGAAAATACAAACTTTCTCTGA
- the cas3 gene encoding CRISPR-associated helicase Cas3', translating into MNFYARPNQFLIEHLHNVSKNMVELACSLPISFSDIELKVLRYIGLFHDFGKFTTYFQKKLKGEKTHYSSHSYLSSIFCGVYLYLEKTPPQYIISAMMGIEGHHSALSYFEKLVPITISSESLSFEEIFYEHREFIYQFKDIKSNWGDIVLEFQKIGVILSDEIVNEEIIMESLSYIVDGYIRILEEGKDDKREKIALKTQLYFSLLVDSDQKDAACIENPQRLSIPENIVNKYLENVINRNLEINKIRMEFYKAVEKNIYNNQIIKNFGKVYTLTAPTGIGKTLAVLNFALKLRNLIYKEHGYLPRIIYSLPFISIIDQVSKVLDEVFSLISDYKEKKNEYLLPYHHLSSYHEKDSESDFEEDFESDKILLFDTWQSEVIVTTFWQIVHTILGYKSKNLKRFHTLAGSIIILDEIQSIPIEKFDLIEKFIGLVAEQMGAIFIFMTATQPLFKHLEPIELNAIFEKTFSIMDRTKLKKMFNVKSLEDLLNIIDLNDKSALFVFNTIPQSIENYRKLKGICDQRKVFYLSTNITPKERIKRIGEIKALLEKKEKPILISTQVVEAGVDLDFDVVFREIGPIHSILQAAGRSNRNYINKNVSSVYITNFDESAGKRVYGAAHIVVSNNILKIFEGEISEKNYKDLVKHFFEELQKYYSSGEFKEIINAYRNLEFNSKITASLSDFKLIDEKPSVSIFVILDEDDEEIFSLFEEILNSKDYLFKRKMYLKYRREIEGRIINIPLERAKKNLPPAVNHYESIRFINRDSLLTYYDLETGFKFSETKGDALIW; encoded by the coding sequence ATGAATTTTTATGCAAGACCTAATCAGTTTTTAATTGAACATTTGCATAATGTTTCAAAAAATATGGTTGAACTTGCTTGTTCTTTACCTATATCTTTTTCAGATATAGAGTTAAAAGTTTTAAGATACATTGGATTATTCCATGATTTTGGCAAGTTTACAACTTATTTTCAAAAAAAATTAAAAGGTGAGAAAACACATTATTCTTCACATTCTTATCTTTCCTCAATTTTTTGTGGGGTATATCTTTACTTAGAGAAAACACCACCTCAATATATTATAAGCGCTATGATGGGTATAGAAGGACATCATAGCGCCTTATCTTATTTTGAAAAATTAGTACCTATTACAATAAGCAGTGAAAGTTTAAGCTTTGAAGAAATTTTTTATGAACATAGAGAATTTATTTATCAGTTTAAAGATATAAAAAGCAATTGGGGAGATATAGTTTTAGAATTTCAAAAAATAGGAGTAATTTTATCAGACGAAATAGTCAACGAAGAGATAATTATGGAAAGCCTGTCATATATCGTTGATGGTTATATAAGAATATTAGAAGAGGGAAAAGATGATAAGAGAGAGAAAATTGCGTTAAAAACTCAACTTTACTTTTCGTTACTTGTTGATAGTGATCAGAAAGATGCAGCGTGTATAGAAAATCCGCAAAGATTAAGTATACCTGAAAATATAGTTAATAAATATCTTGAAAATGTGATTAACAGAAATTTAGAAATTAATAAAATCAGAATGGAATTTTATAAAGCTGTAGAAAAAAATATATATAATAATCAAATAATAAAGAACTTTGGAAAAGTCTATACTTTAACTGCACCAACTGGGATAGGTAAGACTTTAGCAGTTCTTAATTTTGCTTTGAAACTTCGAAATTTAATTTATAAAGAACATGGATATTTACCAAGAATTATATATTCATTACCCTTTATCTCAATTATTGATCAGGTTTCAAAGGTACTTGATGAAGTTTTTTCTTTGATAAGCGACTACAAAGAAAAAAAGAATGAGTATTTACTTCCCTATCATCATTTGTCTTCTTATCATGAAAAAGATTCAGAATCAGATTTCGAAGAAGACTTCGAAAGTGATAAAATTCTTTTGTTTGATACCTGGCAGAGCGAGGTTATAGTTACCACTTTTTGGCAAATTGTACATACGATATTAGGTTATAAAAGTAAGAATTTAAAAAGATTTCATACGTTAGCGGGTTCAATAATAATATTAGATGAAATACAAAGTATTCCAATAGAAAAATTTGATCTGATAGAGAAGTTTATAGGTCTTGTTGCCGAGCAAATGGGAGCTATTTTTATATTTATGACTGCTACACAACCATTATTTAAACACCTTGAACCTATTGAATTAAATGCAATATTTGAAAAAACCTTTTCAATAATGGATAGAACTAAATTGAAGAAAATGTTTAATGTAAAAAGTTTGGAAGATTTGTTGAATATAATAGATTTAAATGACAAGTCGGCCTTATTTGTTTTTAATACTATTCCCCAATCAATAGAAAATTATAGAAAGTTAAAAGGTATATGTGACCAAAGAAAAGTGTTTTATCTTTCAACGAATATTACACCTAAAGAAAGAATAAAAAGAATTGGTGAAATAAAAGCTCTTCTTGAGAAAAAAGAAAAACCTATACTAATTTCAACTCAGGTTGTGGAAGCAGGAGTTGATTTGGATTTCGATGTGGTTTTCAGAGAAATCGGCCCTATTCATAGTATATTGCAAGCCGCTGGAAGATCAAATAGAAATTATATCAATAAGAATGTTTCGAGTGTGTATATAACAAATTTTGATGAATCAGCAGGTAAAAGAGTCTATGGAGCTGCTCATATTGTGGTTTCTAATAATATTTTAAAAATTTTTGAGGGGGAAATAAGTGAAAAAAATTATAAAGATCTTGTAAAACATTTTTTTGAAGAGCTCCAGAAATATTATTCTTCTGGAGAGTTTAAAGAGATTATCAACGCCTATAGGAATTTGGAGTTTAATTCCAAAATTACTGCAAGTTTAAGTGATTTTAAATTAATAGATGAAAAACCTTCTGTTAGTATATTTGTTATTCTTGATGAAGATGATGAAGAAATATTTAGTTTGTTTGAAGAAATTTTAAATAGTAAAGATTATTTATTTAAAAGAAAGATGTATTTAAAATATCGAAGAGAAATTGAAGGCAGGATAATAAATATTCCTCTGGAGAGAGCAAAGAAAAATCTACCACCTGCTGTAAATCATTATGAATCAATTAGATTTATAAATAGAGATAGCTTGCTTACTTATTATGATTTAGAAACCGGTTTCAAATTTAGTGAAACAAAAGGGGATGCTCTTATATGGTAA
- the cas1 gene encoding CRISPR-associated endonuclease Cas1 → MALEGQIKKNYYSSFNLISKTELFKFEKRDKRPPKTPIDALISFGNSLVYTVSLSQIYQTHLDPRIGYLHTSNDRSFSLNLDIAEIYKPILADRVLFNLINRNQLSEKHFSKHTNGIFLNDKGRKIFLQEFENKLGTTVYNSSLKRKVSIKRLIRIEAYKIEKHVIDDAEYQPTVLKF, encoded by the coding sequence ATGGCTTTAGAAGGTCAAATTAAAAAAAATTATTATTCATCGTTTAATTTGATTTCAAAAACTGAATTATTTAAATTTGAAAAAAGGGATAAAAGACCGCCAAAAACACCTATAGATGCATTGATTAGCTTTGGGAATTCGTTAGTATATACTGTGTCTCTTAGTCAAATTTATCAAACTCATCTTGATCCACGGATTGGTTATTTACACACTTCAAATGATAGGAGTTTTTCTTTGAATCTTGATATTGCAGAAATTTACAAACCAATTTTAGCTGATAGGGTTTTATTTAATTTAATAAATAGAAACCAACTTAGCGAAAAACATTTTTCTAAACACACTAATGGAATATTTTTAAATGACAAAGGGCGAAAAATATTTCTGCAAGAATTTGAGAACAAACTGGGAACAACAGTTTATAATAGTTCTTTAAAAAGAAAAGTATCAATAAAGAGATTGATTAGGATTGAAGCTTATAAAATTGAAAAACACGTAATCGATGACGCGGAATATCAACCTACTGTTTTAAAATTTTAA
- a CDS encoding thiazole synthase: protein MVDIKFYGEEIENLFFMGTGKFGNFDIMKKAIEEANIEVVTVAVRRASYSETNENILDYINAKKIMINTSGARSAEEALFIAKIGRELINTNWVKIEIINDTKYLMPDNQETIKACKLLTENGFNVFPYMYPDLYDARRMVENGAEVLMPLGSPIGTNKGFKTKELVKILLNEMDVKIVIDAGIGKPSHAAEVMEMGCHAVLANTAVSISDNPVKMVKAFSYAVMAGRLAYLAGIPEEKDFAEASSPLFGCIGRD from the coding sequence GTGGTTGATATTAAGTTTTATGGAGAAGAAATAGAAAATTTATTTTTTATGGGAACGGGTAAGTTTGGAAATTTTGATATTATGAAAAAAGCGATAGAAGAAGCCAACATAGAAGTTGTTACTGTTGCTGTAAGAAGAGCTTCTTACAGTGAAACAAATGAAAATATTCTTGATTATATAAATGCAAAGAAGATAATGATAAATACATCTGGTGCAAGAAGTGCAGAAGAAGCTTTATTCATAGCAAAAATAGGAAGAGAATTGATAAATACAAACTGGGTAAAAATAGAAATTATAAATGATACAAAGTATTTAATGCCAGACAACCAGGAAACTATAAAAGCTTGCAAATTGCTAACAGAGAATGGTTTTAACGTTTTTCCATATATGTATCCTGATTTATACGATGCAAGAAGAATGGTCGAAAACGGCGCGGAGGTTTTGATGCCACTTGGTTCACCAATAGGTACAAATAAAGGTTTTAAAACAAAAGAGCTCGTAAAGATTTTACTTAACGAGATGGATGTGAAAATAGTGATTGATGCTGGTATAGGTAAACCTTCACATGCGGCCGAAGTAATGGAAATGGGATGTCACGCAGTGCTGGCCAATACTGCTGTTTCTATATCCGATAATCCTGTGAAAATGGTAAAAGCATTTTCATATGCAGTTATGGCTGGAAGGTTGGCGTATCTGGCAGGAATACCAGAGGAAAAGGATTTTGCAGAAGCTTCTTCTCCATTATTTGGTTGTATAGGAAGGGATTGA